AGATGTTGGGGATGATGAGCCGGGCGGGGAAGCCGTGGTCGTCGGCGAGCATTTCGCCGTTCATGCCGACCACAACCATGTTGTCGGGATCGAGACCGACCTCGATCGGGACCGAGTCTTCATAGTCGTCGGCGGCATGGAACTTGAGATCGACCGCGCCGGGCTGCACACCGGCTTCTGCGAGTAGCTCGATGAGGGGAACCGCGGTCCACTGCGCGGTGCCGATCAGGTCGCCGTTGAGTTGGTTGGAGATGCAGCAGAGGGTCGTGATCCGCTGCACGGTCGCGCGTTGCACGAGCTGATCGTGGGTGTATTCGACCTCCTTGTCGACCAGGCCGGTGATCTTGAGCGTCCAGCCGTCGGCGGAGACGGTGGGGTCGATGATGTTCTTGGAGACGTGATAGAAGTCGGGGGTGGGGGTGAGCACCGGGGTGATGATGCCCTCGGCGTCGAGCTCGGCGAAGAGGGCGAGCGGGTCGTCGGCCTGCATGACGAGATCGCTGGTGAGCATCGCCTCGGCGTTGGGCGTTTGGGTCGGAACCGGGGTCTTGAGCTCGTAGCCCTGGCTGGCGCGTTGGGTGGCGACGATGTCGTTGACGGTCTCTTTGGCGGCGGTATCGGGGATCCTCGGCATGCGCGGGTTGACGAGCCGCCAGATCGCGCCCGCGGCGACGATGACGCTCGCCACCGTGGCGGCATCGAGGATGAAGGCACGACGGGATTGCCGCTGCTGGGTGAAGTCGGGTTGCGCTTCGAATGCTTCGGCGGTGAAGACGGCCCACACAACGGCATAGATGGCCGCGGTCGAGATCAATTGGATCAGGATGTCGTTCGTATACGAGCTATCTCGCGCGAATGCGCCCAGGTGCGCGATCGGCAAGATCACCAGTCCAGTGAAGAGGAACAGCGCGGCCGCCACGATTCCGCTGGCGGCGAGCCGCCCGGCGAAGCTGGTTCCGGTGCGGCGGGTGAGACGCCCGGCCACGCGTCCACCCCACAGACCTACACCGCAGATTGCCAGCACCACGGCCACCAGCAAGGTCTTCTTGGCGAGACTGCCGTAATTCTCAGTGGCCGCACCGAAGACCGAAAGCGGCGTCAACCGCGAAGCCGCGGCAACGACGAATTCAGGAAAGGCTTGCACCACGCCGTTGTGCGACCAGTTCAGCCGCCAGAGGAGCTGGACGGCAACCATGATCACCGCGGCAAGAAATCCGGCTTGGGCGGCTTGCTCGATTGGGCGTGGTCCGCGGTCGGGAGGGTCGATTCTGCTGCTCATTGCTGGTCCCTGACTTTGCATCGAGTGCGTGTGGATGTACCTATCTTACGGTGACGACGGGCGAAGGGATCACTGGGGGCAACAGGCAACGGGCAACGGGCAACAGTTAGCAGGCAGCACGCGGCAGGCGGCACGCGGCAGCAGGTAGCCCAGGGCAGCACGCGGCACGCGGCAGCAGGTAGCCCAGGGCACTCGGCGGCACGCCGCGGACGGCCACGGGTAGGCAACAGGTGAGAGGCCATCGACAGCATTGACCGTTGCCCCTTACCTGTTGCCCGTTGCCTCTTGCCTTTTGCCTTTTGCCCGCTGCCTCCTGCCTGCTGCCTGCTGCCTGCTGCCTGCTGCCTGCTGCCTGCTGCCTGCTCAAGAAACTGTTAGCCAATCTCATTTTCCGCATAGTGTATGCCGATATGCGCATATACCGGTAATGCGTGCTATACTTTGCATCGTTGTAGGGATTGCCAGAGTCGGCATCTAGAAGGAACTCACGTGAAGTCGCTTTTCTCTCGAATTGGCCGAATCGGATTTGGTGGCAGCTATCTGGATCGCTACTATCAGGGGGTCGTTGGCCGCGGTGTCGGGTATCCGACGCTGGATGAAGCCCGCAAGGACTACCAGAGCGTTATCGCCCAGCGGAACATCCCCCGCAGCATGTAGCAGGCGATTGCCGCCACTCACACATCTTCGAAGAGAAACGCCCCGGAACTTTTCCGGGGCGTTTGTCGTTCCCTCCACTATGGATGGCAGGCCGGGAGACCGGCGGCCCACGGGCGCGGTGCAGCGATCGCGGAATCGGTGTACGCTGCAAGTCAACCTTTGAACCGTCCCTGTGTGTTCGATCGTGGACGTTCGATGCGTCTGGAGGATATGGAATGACCAGAAGACCGCACGGATGGCGTCTCAGCTTGCTCGCAATGATGGGCATGCTCATGATGCTGATTGCCCCGGCACTGCCGGCCGCGGCACAGGCCGACCCGGCAACCGAGTTCAACACGGCCATCAGTCAGCTCGCGACGATGACGCCAGTGGCTGGTCCGTTGAGCGGCTCGATCGATGCCGCCAATGCGCAAACCGCGCCCGCCGGTGTTTCGGTCGCCAATGGCGTGGCACATGCCGAGTTCGTCGCTCCGGCAGTCAATCCCGGAACGCTTTGGGCGATTGCCATGGAATTCCGGGTTTCGGATGCCGGCAAGAACTTCCTGCTGGTCTTCCCGGATGGCACCTGGCAGTTCGACAACGGCGTCCAGGGTGGCGGAGCCAGCGGCGCAGGGGCGACGTTCGACACCACCGCCGGCGCCACCATTGCGCTCGACGTGGTCTTCGACGGCGCCAGCGGATCGTTCGGCGTCAATGGCGCCTTTGTCTCCGCCCTCGATCTCTCGGCAGTGCAGGGCGCGGGCGATGTCAACCTGACGGGCTATCTCGGTCTCGGCGCGGGTACGACCACGCTCGACTACACCAACTTCTCGGTCTATGACCTGCAGGGGGGCGCGGTTGCGCCGACGCCAACCGCAGGCGGCGCAGTGCTTGTGCCGACCGAATCGGCAACAGCGGCCGTTCCGACAGCCGAAGCCACAACCTCCGCCGGCGATCCGGCCGCGACCTACAATCAGCTGCTGGCGCAAGAGGCAACCTCGCCGATGGTCTATGGACCAACCAGCGGCGCGATGATTCACGATCCGGAGCGCGTGACGTTCGAGCAAACCGGGGTGACCGTCACTGATTTTGGCGTGCATATCCAGTGCATTGCGCCACGCACAGCTGCTGAACTGTGGGACTGCGGTCTGGCGTTCCGTGACACCTCCAGCGCGAACCACTACCGGCTTGGTGTGGTTTCCGATGGGCATTGGTTCCTGAGCGTTGGCGCCGGTGATCCGCTGCAGCAAGGCGAAGGGATCCCGATTCCGCCGAATGCCGGCGATCCGCTCTCGATCGACTTGCTCGTGCAGGGCAACACTGGCTACTTCGGGGTGAATGGCGTCTTCGTTTCCTCACTCGATCTTTCCCAGATCCCCGGGCCTGGCACGATCGCCGCGGTTGTGGGCTTCTTCAACGAAACGTATGTCCCAGGGGGGCAGACGCTGTTCGAGGACTTCTCCATCTGGAGCTTCGATCAGGGAGCGGCCCTGCCAACAGAGACTGCCGCCGTTGGTTTGCCGACCCAGGCGCCAACCGTGATCATCCCACCGGCCGAGACGCCAACCACCAGCAGCGGGCTGCCGACGGCGCCGCCGGCAGAGACCCCCACGACGACGACCCTGCTGCCAACCGAGACCGCGGTCACCGGAGGGCTGCCAGGTGTGGACACAAACACCAACACCTACACCAGCCCCACGTTCGGCTATCAGTTGAGCTGGGACCCGAGCTGGTCACCGGTGACGGCTTCCTCGCAGGACTCGTTCGATGTGCTGCGTCTCACCAATGGTGTGACCATCACCGATCTCTACAGCGGTGTCAGCTCGATGAGCCTGGAAGAGTGCATCACGTCGTTGGTGGACTACTACGTGGGCAATCCGTCGTACGCGAATGTGGTGCAGGTCCCGTATGCGGACGGCCAAATGATTCTCACGCAGGGCAACGTCGCGACCGCCACCCTTACGTTCGATTACACAGATGATGGCGGTGTGACGACCACCACGACCGATTCGGTCATCTGCGTTTCGATGCCGACCCAGGGCGCCCTCTTGACGATGGAGAGCTATATCCCAACCGACCAGCTGGCCACGCAGATGAGCGCGGTGCAGGCGCTGGAAGCGCAACTGATCGTGGATGGCGCGCCCGTGGTGCTGCCGCCAGTGCCGCAGGGTGGAGGCGTTCCGACGGTTGCTCCAACGACGCAAGCGATTCCAACCGCCACGACTCAGGAGACCGCAGTGGCAGTGCCGACGGTCGCCAGCGCTGGATCGGCGACCTTTGCGGTTGCCGGTGTGGGCAGTAACGTTTCCGGAATCGGCACGATCGACGGGCAAGCCCGCACGGTCAATGTCTCGGCAATCCTCATCGGAGCGGAGCCTGGTTCGTCGGTCGGCATCGCGCATGGCACGTGCGTCGAACTGACCACGGTGCTCGAGCCGGACTACTACGTGGGCGATGTGAACGAAACCGGCATCGTGCAGGGCAGCGTTCCGGTCAGCTTGACCGTGTTGCAGTCACGCGGGCCGTACTCGGTGGTCGTCTACGGTCCCGGTGAGGGCGCCGCGATGGTTGCCTGCGGCGAGATAACGGTCGGGTAATCCCCGGTGCAATTTGGTCTTTGGAGCAATCCCCCGGTCCTTTGGATCGGGGGATTGCTCTTGCGCTCGGTGCTGCTCCGCTCAGAGCTTCGCGATCGAGCGGAGAACGACTCCCGGCGCGCCGACGCGCGCCTCGATGATGAACTTGTGATAGCGCGTCGTCCCGAGACGGGCAAACAGCTCGCGCCACGCTCCGAGTTCATCCAGGCGCGACGGGGTTTGCGCCGACAGCATGCGGCCGATGGTGAAGAGCGCATGCTCGGCAGTGATGGTCGAGATGAGGGTGATACCGATCGTCAAGCCAGACTGG
Above is a genomic segment from Thermomicrobiales bacterium containing:
- a CDS encoding molybdopterin-dependent oxidoreductase gives rise to the protein MSSRIDPPDRGPRPIEQAAQAGFLAAVIMVAVQLLWRLNWSHNGVVQAFPEFVVAAASRLTPLSVFGAATENYGSLAKKTLLVAVVLAICGVGLWGGRVAGRLTRRTGTSFAGRLAASGIVAAALFLFTGLVILPIAHLGAFARDSSYTNDILIQLISTAAIYAVVWAVFTAEAFEAQPDFTQQRQSRRAFILDAATVASVIVAAGAIWRLVNPRMPRIPDTAAKETVNDIVATQRASQGYELKTPVPTQTPNAEAMLTSDLVMQADDPLALFAELDAEGIITPVLTPTPDFYHVSKNIIDPTVSADGWTLKITGLVDKEVEYTHDQLVQRATVQRITTLCCISNQLNGDLIGTAQWTAVPLIELLAEAGVQPGAVDLKFHAADDYEDSVPIEVGLDPDNMVVVGMNGEMLADDHGFPARLIIPNIYGMKNVKWIDRIEVVDEDFKGYWQTRGWSDSAVVNEWGRIDHPENREEIDTGPQTLTGVAFAGARDVSRVEVSLDGGESWADATLEPSLNPPFTWVRWALPVDLASGEYKMVVRVTDGDGNVMQQTDRSPLPDGATGWPRRTVRVE